The genomic DNA TTGGTGAAGCCGTCGTAGCTGCCGTTCTTGTGCTGCGACAGACGGAGAGGAAGATCGTCGGTCAGACCAACGTAAAGGGTGCCGCTCAGGCTGGAGAGGATGTAGACGAAAAAGAGCGGTTTCACGACAGATCCTCGTTCCTATAGGGCTCCCTCGCTTCGCTCGGGATGTTTATTACGAGCGCTGCAAGTTCTCCACGATGACTGCGATTCCCTGCCCGCCGCCGATGCAAGCGGTCGCCAATCCGTACTTGGAACCGCGTCGGCGAAGCTCGTAGAGCAGGGTCAGCACCAGGCGCGCGCCGGTGGCGCCCAGAGGATGCCCCAGCGCGATGGCCCCGCCGTTGACGTTGACCTTGCTGCGGTCGAGGCCCAATTCCTTTTCTACCGCCAGGTACTGCGCGGCGAAAGCCTCGTTGACCTCGACCAGGTCGATGTCGTCGAGCTTGAGCCCGGCCTTCTGGAGCGCGATGCGGGAGGCCGGCACCGGGCCCTGGCCCATGATCTTGGGGTCCACGCCGGCGATGCCCCAGTTGACCAGGCGGCCCATGGGCTTCAACCCGCGCTTCTCGGCCTCGGCCAGCGGCATCAGCACGACGGCGGCGCCGCCGTCCACGATACCCGAGGCGTTGCCGGCGGTGATGTTCTTGCCGAAGGCGGGCTTGAGCTTGGCCAGGCCTTCCATGGTGGTCTCGGGGCGCAGGTGGTCGTCCTTCTCGAAGTTCTCGCCGGTGGGATTGCCCTTGCGGTCCTTGAGCGCCACCGGCACGATCTCCTCCTGCAGGCGGCAGGACTTCTGCGCCTCGCCCGCCAATTGCTGCGAGCGCAGCGAGAACTCGTCCATCTGCTGGCGGGTGATGCCCTGCTGCTCGCCGTAGTTCTC from Terriglobales bacterium includes the following:
- a CDS encoding acetyl-CoA C-acyltransferase, whose amino-acid sequence is ENYGEQQGITRQQMDEFSLRSQQLAGEAQKSCRLQEEIVPVALKDRKGNPTGENFEKDDHLRPETTMEGLAKLKPAFGKNITAGNASGIVDGGAAVVLMPLAEAEKRGLKPMGRLVNWGIAGVDPKIMGQGPVPASRIALQKAGLKLDDIDLVEVNEAFAAQYLAVEKELGLDRSKVNVNGGAIALGHPLGATGARLVLTLLYELRRRGSKYGLATACIGGGQGIAVIVENLQRS